A window of Pan paniscus chromosome 16, NHGRI_mPanPan1-v2.0_pri, whole genome shotgun sequence genomic DNA:
accctgataccaaaaccaaagatacatccaaaaaagaaaactacaggccaatatcactgatgaatattgatgcaaaaatcctcaacaaaatatgagCTAACTGAATTCCACAACACATTAAAGTTGGGGTGCAGTGTCCCAGGTTCACTCAACGCTTCCCGttttcctctctgtgtgtgtctccttTGCCATGTTCCCtggtggcggcggcggtggcAGTGTTGGTGCATGGGCCTCCCAGGACAAGGGGAAAGTGAGTATGCCCTTTTCTTGCCTCCTGCCAGGCGTCTGCAGCCTGGCACAAGCTCTGGCCAGGTCTCCAAGCAAGGGAGCTGGAGATGTTCTTTTCCAATTTCTGGATTGGTAACTTGAGGCAAATTCTGGGCACTAGAGTCAGAACTTAGACGAGACTGAATCAGGGGAGTCTGGggtcctgagaggcagaggcctgAAACCGTCTAGAGCCATGTGGGGAGCTGGGTGCGTATTCAGGCCAGTTgcttttctctgtgcctcaatgttCCAGGTACACCTTGGAGGGGCTGAGATCCTAGGGATTCCTGGAGCCTGGCTGCATGGACTGGCCACCCTGATGCCCTTGTGTTCTCCATGACAGGACAGCAAGGCCGAGGAGAATGGCTCTGACAGCTTCATGCACTCCAGGGACCCACAGCTGGAGCAGCAAATGGAAACCACGCAGAACCTGGTGGACTCCTACGCGGCCATCGTCAACAAGACCGTGTGGGACCTCATGGTTGGTGTCACGCCCAAGACCATCATGCACGTCGTGATCaacaacaggcatgcaccgcctCATGGGAGCAGGGGGCTCCTGTGGCATTGGGGATGCaggttggccatgttggccagggggaGATGCTGGCCAGCCCTATGGGACCAGGTCCAGGGAGGGAGGCACGGTCCAGACCAGATCTGTCTCATAGAAATATAACGTGGTACTGAggacagtggcccatgcctgtaatcccagcactttgggtggccaaggcaggaggatagcttgagcccaggagttcgagaccagccttggcaacatagtgagacctgatctctacacaaatattttaaaaatagctgggcttggtgatggcacgtgcctatagtcctagctactcgacaGGCTGACATTTGAGGGTCactttgagcccaagaggttgaggctgcagtgagcggtgatctcacacactgtactccagcctagcaacacagcgagatcctctctccaaaaattttatttaaaaaaactgagtAGACAGGTGTCCTGGTGGCGTGATAGGTCCTGGGTCCCCTCCCAgatctgtgaccttggacaggtgaCTTTTCCTCTGGACCTCAGTGTCCCTATCTGAGTGAGAAAAGGGCAGTGGGGCGGCAGATCTTTGAGTCTAAGCGGTGTAGAAGCCGCGCGTGCAAAGCCATACTCAGGGCTCCAAGTCCAGCACACTGTCCCAGCACAGGCATCAGGCCAGCACATGCATCAGGTCCCAACCTCCTTCCCTCTTTGCCCCCTctcagaccaaggagttcatatGATCAGAGTTGCCGTCCAACCTGTACTTGCATGGGAACCAGAACACGCTgatggaggagtcggcagagcaggcacagtggCGAGATGAGATGCTGCGCATGTACCACGTGCTGAAGGACGTGCTCAGCATCATCAGTGACATCAACACAACCACCATCAGCACGCACGTGGGGGCCCGTGGACAACTCCTGGCTGCAGGTGCAGAGCGTCCTTGCCAGACGCAGGTACCAGGGCTGGCCCCCATGGCCCCAAATCTCCCCAGCCCCCATGGCTGAGCCTGGGGGCTCTTGGAACAGGCTCCGTGCCCAAACTGGCAGATGTGGGTGGTCTCTGGAACCGTCAGGGAGCTCGTGGTTTATGGTGTAAGGGCTGAGAGCTTGGAGGGGGTTGTGTGTGGGGCTGTACTCTGAGGTGGCCAGAGGCCCAGGAATGTCATCCTGGGAATGCCATGCCTTTTGTGCTGTCTGAGCCATGCTGCCAGGGTGGGGCATCCAGCTCCCAGCCTGGATGCCTTGGAGTGCTGAGAGCCAAATCCACTGCAGAGCAGGGGTGATAGGGTCCCACCTCCTCTATCTGTCGGCAAAACAGTGGTGATCTAGGATAAAACCTCGAGAGTCCCATACACACGGTCAACCCAAAACACACCTCACAGGTCAGGTAGGGGCACacagcccccttccctccctcccaggtaCCATCATAGCTGCTAGCATGTGACTGAAGGCAGGGTCCCTGGGCCCCGCTGAAGCACTACCACCAGCCAGCAGGCTCACGCACCTTGGCTTGTTGCTCCTAGAGGTTGGCCCTGCTATTCAGCCGAGGGGAGCACAGTGCCTGCTGGCCCAGCTGAGCTCTGCTCAGCAAGCCCACCCACCTCCCTTGCCATGGtctccctcttctttccctgGGAGGAAGGACCCAGCCTCACCTATGGGACCTGCAATCTCCAACAAGCTGAGGCTCCCCTCTTAGACTTGTAAGTTTATAGCCAGTGGCATCCGGCTGCCTGCCCACCCTGCCTCCCCCAGGGTCCCTTCAGAGGGTCCTGAGCTTCCTGACCACCCAGAGGGGGCTCTGGCGATCACTCCAACCATCCATCCCATTTAGCTTCATCATCCTTGTTCGAGCAATGTTCCTTCTGTCAGGCCTGGTGGCTGTTACATTGGGCTCCCCAAGGTGAGAGGTGGCCCTGGACCAGTTGGTTGGAAGACAGGTTGGAAGACGACTTGGAAGACAAGTTGGTTGGTGACCAGAGAAGAGGGAAGCCCAAAGGGGCCGAGCGTTGGTCTGACCTGTGGGTACACTGCCTGGGTGCAATGGAAGAGGCCAGCacgtgtggggtggggagggccgcCACAGTCCCCAGGCACTACCTGTGAAGCTCCGGCTCCTCCCTCcatcttcctcccctttcccttccagtCCCTCTTTTCCAGGAACCTTGCCACAGCCGCACCTGCGCCCTCCCCTCCCTGGCCCTCCCACAGCTGCTGTGGCACACCTGTGCTCTGCACTTGCCTCACCAGCTCTCTGCTCCCTTTtgtctctcctcttttctctccGCTTTCTCTCCAACTGCCAGCCGATCGGGTCACGCAAGTCCATCCCATCCTGAGAGCCCCACGCCCCCCTTCAACCTCTAAACAGATCCCTTCTCTTCTCGGAGGCCTCCCTTTCCAAGCCTGCCTGGGCGGCTGTTCTGTGACTTGGCAGTGGCTCCCCCAGCCCCAAAGCCAGCCCCCTTCATCTGTGATTTAGTCTGTTGTAGTGGTGAGCTGACACATCCAGGTGTGACCGTTGTGAAAACTTGTGCCCCCCTCTGTGGTATGCCCTCGcattgttctataaatatctataaatacccatacacacacacacacacacacacacacacacacacatccctacaCCTACATGTGACCAACGGCCTCGCCTCTAGTGCTGGGAATCAGTCACCGTGCTGTCCTCTTGGAGTCTTGTGGCCCAACAAGAGAAAGCTGTCCCCTGACATTGCCCCTCCAAAGTGCAAGACCTCCGGTGAGTCTCCCTGTCACGCCTGGCCTATGGAGAGTCAGCCCCCGCCATCCCTCCCGCCCCCCCACCAAGCATGGGAGTGCTGTGCAGGCAGCTGTGTGGCCTGACAGTCTCTACCAGTCCTGCTGTCCCTTGGCTGAGAATCAAACCCATTTCTGGATGACGGGGAAGTGTGTCCTCTGCTGGCTGTGTTCTCTGTGGAGCTCAGGGGAGGGGAAAGGCCAAGCCATTTTTAGGGTGCTGTTTGGAGGGGTGAAAAGGCCATACCCTTTCCAAGGGACACTTTTCCTGGAAAGCCCCTGGAACTTAGCTGGCTCTTGTCCTGTGAAGCCGGCTCTGGCCACCAGGGGGCAGGGCCACGAACTCAGCCTGAAGGGAGCCTGCCGGGCAGCCGGCACTCTGGAGGGACAGAGAGAACAGGCCACCAGGTGCAGACAGGGAAGGGAGGCAAGGGGACGGAAGGGAAGACGCCTGGGGTGGGTGGAAGTCAGTGCCCTTAGGTGCTGGTACCTGTCTTCCCGGCCACCGCTACAACAGGCTTCTGAGCCTGTTGGCTGTCAGGGCTGGACTGCGCCCCATAGGCGCCATGGCAGTCCCCGTGGAATCCCCCAGGCGCCACTAGGCAGCATACAGGTAACACGCCTGGAAGGTCCCTAACAGCCTAGTTGGACATACTCAAGACACTCTGGGGCTCCTCGTTTGGTGGCACAAACTCCAGGACCCAGTGAGTGAAATGGGAACACACCAGGCCGGGCAGTATGGCTAAATCcatatattccaaaataaaaagcaaaataaacaggaGTCGCATCACCAGGGAGCCACGACCCCATCCCCGCCTCCTTCCTCTGTCTTATGCTAGCAATAAATAAGTTTCCCAGCCACAAATAATTATTACAACCTCCTCCCCATGTGCCAGCTCCAACCTCCGCTAGGTATGATACAGGGGTGGCCCTACCCTCTGGAATATACAAAACCTCACAGACACAATATGTACACCGGGGAAGGAGGGCCACCCCAGCAGCCGGTGCCCTCGCCTGGTCCACAGTTAGCCCCACTGTCCTGCCTCTCTGAATAAGAAGGGAGCCCCCTGAGGGAAAAGTTGCTATGGTGAGAGTATGGGGGGCATCAGGCCTCCTCCAAACAAACCAACTCCGCCAGCCTCTGGCTCTTAAATAACAATCATCACCATCCAGAAATTTAGGGACTCAGCCCTGGTCAAGGTGGCAAAGGGTCTGTTTGTCTTTCCCCATTAGACAGAGGTCTTGTCCTGCTACCCTAATTGTAAAGGGGTGCCTGGGAAGGGGTGGTAGGGACATGGTGGTGGTGGAGACTCCAGCCCCACTTCTCCAGGCTTTGCTGACAGGggcctgcttttaatttttatttttatcccatgacttttttaaatgccataacttctttttcataacttttttttggtAACTTTTCAGAAAacgtttttctacttttttgccacaacatttttacatttttatccaaTAACTTTTTCACCCCATAACTTTTTTAATCCCATACCTTttctattttgtgttcttttaataAACACTTGCATAGTTATACTACAATTTTGTGAAAATGAAACAGATTATCTCATGCCAAGCATGCCCAGTATTTGCACAGTATCAATACCTTTAATACTATAGTTTTCAAGATgcgcaaaataaaattttaaggcaaAAACAGCACTTTGcaacaatttaataatttatcGCATTACAGTAGCATCACATCAGCAGTCAATAATGCCACTTTAGGCAAAAGTCTTTCAGTATTTCTGTTACACATTCTGTTAACAAGAACCCATACAATGGTAAAATTCATTATAAGAAAACTTGGCAAATAAAGCTTTGAACTGGAATTGGcatttctttctctacttttccttcccaccatttctttcttttaaactacagtattcatattttaaaatgttttaacttaTTTCAGAACATAAAGATAGcagttacattttttaatatttatattattttaaaatgactctTTAGGATACAGTTTTAAACCCACGGGCTAGAAATCATACCACTGTTAATTAGCCACATTATTTggtctaatattttttctttattattctgaaaCTGGGTTTATCTAATACATTGATAAGTTCATACAATTCAGAAGAGTCAGTTGAAGTCACAAGGACCCAATATCTGCCCTCTTTCAGTGAATGCCGGCAAATCTGTTATTCCATTGGCAAAATCGTATTGCTGCTCTCCTGTTAATCTCATATTTATAAAAGGATCATGAGGATGCCAAGTGCTAAAAATGGAGATGGTCTAGTAACTAGAAAACTCCCCACCCCAGGGAGCACACATACATATGTCCCTACAACCTAATAATGTGATGTGTTTTGGAACACAGACATTAGAACTTCATGAAGTTTTAACTGCTGATTCTTTCCCAAGCATCATCAAGTTATGATTTAGGCAATGTATGACtgaaatgcattcattcatcacGCATAGGCACAATCACAGAAATATTGCACAAAATATGTCCCTGACTGAAACTGAGAGGTACAAAAACATATTTCACTCTTCGTAAAGAAGTTTGTGAGGAAATAAAACTCTGCGATCGTATAGACACGTTTCCTGATAATACATTGACATTCTCAAACAGTACATTGCACCACAGTGTGTAAACATTTTAAGTTGCATAAACTTCTCCttgattttcaaagataatataaTACTGTCCACTaaaattcctttttgtttcaaCTAAGTACTCTCACATATATTAGTTTGTAataatgtttgttattattttctaaagtgtTTTCCACTCAAGGAAAAGAAGTAAATTCCTATGTCAGAGTAACCGAGGTGGCTGAAGAATAGGTATTAGCCAGAGAGGTCTAGATAGTAAAATCGATCTTAAGCCTCAAAGAAGCTCCATGAACAGAGAGGAATGCCAGGTGTCACACAGCTTTCCTTCACTCTAATTCATTCTTGACTAGAGCCTGTATGCCGGTTCCAGGGACATTTAAACTCTTAAAGGATTTCTTATGATCTTTACTAAATACATTAAGAAGAATGCCAACCAGCGCCCTTTTGTGTACTGGGACAGGTAGTCGTGATTAAAACAGGTAACACGAACtctgactttaaaatgtattatagatACAAATGCTCTAAGCTAGGAAAGGTTTTCCACATCCACAGCCAATGATGGCAGCTTTTCATTCCTCGGAAATAAGCCCTTTTTAGGTCACTGAAAAAGAGTGCAACTGCTGCAGCTCACGATGCAATATCTTCATGAGCCCAGAGCACATACAAATCCAAAGGGAACTGCCACAGTACAGTGCTCATTCTTGGCACCGGAACAGATGAAACACACTCTATCCTGGACACACCTGCCAGAGCAGGccactttcctcttctgtgagATTTAGAAAGCTCCCCCAAGAGGTTATCACTCCCATCACCAATACACAGAAAATGGAGGAAAGGCTGTTTCCAGTTCTCGGCCTTTAAACAGCTCTAAATGTCAGTACTCATAGTGGCATATTACAAAGTAGTAAACAGTGCACACTTGGGGGCAAACTACATATTGAGCTAACGAAGAGCTCACTGTGATTAAGATTAGATCAAACAACAGCAGAACATAGGCAAATTTTGTCTGAATTCTGTAGTGAATATACATGCTgcaataacattaaaaaagcaCGGGAGCCTATTCCAAACCAGCGAGAACAGTTTTGGGCAAAGAGTGGGTCTTCGTGTGTTTGAACTCCCACCACATAAGGGCGAACTCGATATGCATGCTAATGACCtataattatgaaattaaaaaagaaaaatgctaaagGATGCCAGAGTGAACATCAGTGAGAGCCACAGAGACCCActctcttttaactttttacaaataaacttaaactataaattagaaaCGCAAATAATCATGAGTGGCTGTAACATTCAAATGAAGTAAATGAATTGTGTAGGAGATTAACCCCGCAACTTTGTttcgtttttaaaaatttcttgagcagctctttgatgatggtggtgtTTATCTCCTTCTTCTCGGCAGCCAAGCCCAGCAAAAGCATGGCACACAGCAGTTGCTGCCCAAGCCTGGGTGCTCCTGGTGGTCCTGCATCTCACCAAGGAGCTGCACGATTGGCTGTGCAGTAGGGTTGTCCTGGGAAGAACCCTCCCTGGCTTCTCCTTGTGCAGGCTCCACGCTGTTGGTGAGGCTCACCTCACAAAGATCTTTGGAGAGAGGGAGGCGGGGATCTGAGTGGAGTGCTAGCCCCCCCCGCTCCTGCCTGCTCACCCCGCCTGGGGGCTCTACTCACCACCATGCTTGTCGGCAGCCCCGAGCTCCTGGGGGGCTGGGGCTCCTGGACTGGGTTCAGCAGCAGGGTTCCGGGCAGCGGCCAGGAATTTGCCGTGCCCCTCGCTGTAGTTGCCACAAGCCGCAACACCATCTCCTGCAGCTCCAGCAGCGTCACCTGAAGGGACGGGTGCTCAGCTGTCAGGCCGCTGCTGGCGCCCACCCTCATgcccaccccacccacacccccacccccacccccacagggaTGTTGCACACCctaccttcctctcctcctcgTCCTGGGCCAGCCTGATGATGGCCTCCTCGCGGTGCCGCATCTTTGGCACTGTCCCCTGGCTCTGTTAGAAGGCGATGTACTTTCCTGCGGGAGGACAGGGCTCAGACGCTGGGGCCCCTCCCACAGCCCTGCAGCTCCCCCTGCCGTGCCCTGGCCTCCCACTCACTGATGGCATCTCTCTCTCCGGTACTGGATGAATCCAAGTTCCAGTTTGTCCACATGCTCCCTCAGGTCCGCCTTCTCCACCAGGACGTCCATAAGGCCGCTCTGGAGCCAAAATAATGGGGTCACATCTCAGCGGCGacctgccccagccctgcccttctTGGCCCATGCTAGGACTCACTCCCCTCCAGCTTCTCCATGACTTCCTGCAGGGCCCGGAGGGTCTCCCCACTCACAGACTCGCCCCCAGTCCCTGAGGCTGGGACTGCTGCCTCTGGCTCCTTCTCGGCCGAGGTGAGCGTCTCCGTCACCTGGCCCGGCTTCTCCTGCAGCTCCTTTACTTGCTGCTCCAACTGCAGTGCGCTCTTGTTCTCGCTCTTCTGGACAGAGAGAAGCAATCAGCAGCCACCCACTGCAGCTGGAGACCCCAGAACTTGGTGTCTGCCTCCCATGGCACTGGGAAGGGTGGAGCCGAGTTAGAAAAATACTCTCCTCTCTCCCACAGCCACCAGAGCAAAGCTCTGGCTCACAGGTGCCTTTGGAAGTAATATTTCATGTGAGGGCTACActgtcccattttacaggtggggaaacaaaGGCCTGGAGAGCTAGGGAGGAGGGCAGACTCCCCAGGTGGGGCAACCCACCAGCTCCTCCAAGTCGCTCTGTGGCTCAGCCAGCTGCTGAAGCCTCTTCTCCTGTTCCCGAAGCCTCTCCTGCTGCTCCTGAAGCCTCTCCTCCTGCTCGCGAAGCCTCTCCTTTTGCCCATGGTTCAGGAGACTGATGCGCTGATTGTTTTCCACCTGAGCCTGGAGCTCTCCTGCCACTCTCTCCAGCTCCTTCCTCAGGTCTTGCAGCTCCACCTCAGAGGACACTGCTGGGGCatccgggggcagtggctcagctGAGAAAGGAAGCAGATCATAAGGGCCTCTggattctcaaaacaaaaatcaaaacagaaaaaacaacaaaacaccctCCTCTTGGTGCACAGCTCCTCTCAGGCTTCCCAAACTTGGCCTCACTGCTAATGATTCCTCGCACCCGGATGGTAGCCAATCTTCCAAACCACTTTCAGATAGAGAGCACTGTGGGTGGCTGACGACGGGCCCTCTTTGCtcatggggacactgaggctcagggagatgaCAAGACTTGTCTCCTGGCACAGACCTCTTTCCCTCTGCCTCAAAGCCCTGCCATCCACCCACCTTCCTGGGGCATTCTAAGCCACCCCCACAGCCCTCTGATGCCAGTCGTGCTCCCAGGTCATGCCAGTCCCATCTTACCCATCTGGTTTTTGAGTCTGGACAAGCTCCTCTCCAGCTCCTCTACCCGATGCGTATcatgcttcttctcctccttcaatGTGCAAACCTGCCCAAAGCACAGGGGGAAAGGGCCCTGGAGAGAGGGGCTGGTGGCTGGACAGGCTCCCAtctccctctctgcccccacctccacaAAGCCCAGACCCAGGACCACCTCTGGCTgcactattcccattttaaagaggCCCAGAAAGATCCAGTGACCTATCTAagttgttggggggtgggggcgggaggcTCAAGGGTCAGATCTCACCTCCTGCGACATTTTCCTCATCCTCTGCTGCCACTGGGCCCTCTCTCCTTTTATTTGTTCAGCATATTGATCTCTCTCCAGCTGGACTTCTTTAAGCGACTCCTTCAACTGCAAGAATGGGCACAGAAGTTAGGAAGGGCTGTCACTGGTCCTCACCTGCTCCTGGCCACCTGGGGTCATCTTCCTTCCACATCCCTCCCTCTGCAAAAACTCACCTGTGTCACGTGTCCTTTCAGCAGTATCTGCTCCCTTATCGACTGCTCTAACTGCCGCTTGAGAAGTGCTTTACTGCAGCTCGAGAACTGGATGG
This region includes:
- the LOC134729046 gene encoding putative GED domain-containing protein DNM1P46, whose amino-acid sequence is MLQLAGVSNSTRGGMRNVSVETRNIKPQVKDSKAEENGSDSFMHSRDPQLEQQMETTQNLVDSYAAIVNKTVWDLMVGVTPKTIMHVVINNRHAPPHGSRGLLWHWGCRLAMLARGRCWPALWDQVQGGRHGPDQICLIEI
- the LOC134728406 gene encoding golgin subfamily A member 8B-like isoform X3; its protein translation is MAEETRQCKLAAAKKKFKEYWQRNHPGVPAAAKRNRKANGSSPERAASGGCHSSEASSSASSSLHAPQSPCQEQAAVLDSRSIKISRLNDTIKSLKQQKKQVEHQLEEEKKANNEKQKAERELEGQIQRLNREKKKLNTDLYHMKHSLRYFEEESKDLAGRLQRSSQRIGELEWSLCAVAATQKKKPDGLKESLKEVQLERDQYAEQIKGERAQWQQRMRKMSQEVCTLKEEKKHDTHRVEELERSLSRLKNQMAEPLPPDAPAVSSEVELQDLRKELERVAGELQAQVENNQRISLLNHGQKERLREQEERLQEQQERLREQEKRLQQLAEPQSDLEELKSENKSALQLEQQVKELQEKPGQVTETLTSAEKEPEAAVPASGTGGESSGLMDVLVEKADLREHVDKLELGFIQYRRERCHQKVHRLLTEPGDSAKDAAPRGGHHQAGPGRGGEEGDAAGAAGDGVAACGNYSEGHGKFLAAARNPAAEPSPGAPAPQELGAADKHGDLCEVSLTNSVEPAQGEAREGSSQDNPTAQPIVQLLGEMQDHQEHPGLGSNCCVPCFCWAWLPRRRR
- the LOC134728406 gene encoding golgin subfamily A member 8B-like isoform X2, with translation MAEETRQCKLAAAKKKFKEYWQRNHPGVPAAAKRNRKANGSSPERAASGGCHSSEASSSASSSLHAPQSPCQEQAAVLDSRSIKISRLNDTIKSLKQQKKQVEHQLEEEKKANNEKQKAERELEGQIQRLNREKKKLNTDLYHMKHSLRYFEEESKDLAGRLQRSSQRIGELEWSLCAVAATQKKKPDGFSSCSKALLKRQLEQSIREQILLKGHVTQLKESLKEVQLERDQYAEQIKGERAQWQQRMRKMSQEVCTLKEEKKHDTHRVEELERSLSRLKNQMAEPLPPDAPAVSSEVELQDLRKELERVAGELQAQVENNQRISLLNHGQKERLREQEERLQEQQERLREQEKRLQQLAEPQSDLEELSENKSALQLEQQVKELQEKPGQVTETLTSAEKEPEAAVPASGTGGESSGLMDVLVEKADLREHVDKLELGFIQYRRERCHQKVHRLLTEPGDSAKDAAPRGGHHQAGPGRGGEEGDAAGAAGDGVAACGNYSEGHGKFLAAARNPAAEPSPGAPAPQELGAADKHGDLCEVSLTNSVEPAQGEAREGSSQDNPTAQPIVQLLGEMQDHQEHPGLGSNCCVPCFCWAWLPRRRR
- the LOC134728406 gene encoding golgin subfamily A member 8B-like isoform X1, with product MAEETRQCKLAAAKKKFKEYWQRNHPGVPAAAKRNRKANGSSPERAASGGCHSSEASSSASSSLHAPQSPCQEQAAVLDSRSIKISRLNDTIKSLKQQKKQVEHQLEEEKKANNEKQKAERELEGQIQRLNREKKKLNTDLYHMKHSLRYFEEESKDLAGRLQRSSQRIGELEWSLCAVAATQKKKPDGFSSCSKALLKRQLEQSIREQILLKGHVTQLKESLKEVQLERDQYAEQIKGERAQWQQRMRKMSQEVCTLKEEKKHDTHRVEELERSLSRLKNQMAEPLPPDAPAVSSEVELQDLRKELERVAGELQAQVENNQRISLLNHGQKERLREQEERLQEQQERLREQEKRLQQLAEPQSDLEELKSENKSALQLEQQVKELQEKPGQVTETLTSAEKEPEAAVPASGTGGESSGLMDVLVEKADLREHVDKLELGFIQYRRERCHQKVHRLLTEPGDSAKDAAPRGGHHQAGPGRGGEEGDAAGAAGDGVAACGNYSEGHGKFLAAARNPAAEPSPGAPAPQELGAADKHGDLCEVSLTNSVEPAQGEAREGSSQDNPTAQPIVQLLGEMQDHQEHPGLGSNCCVPCFCWAWLPRRRR
- the LOC134728406 gene encoding golgin subfamily A member 8B-like isoform X4, translated to MKHSLRYFEEESKDLAGRLQRSSQRIGELEWSLCAVAATQKKKPDGFSSCSKALLKRQLEQSIREQILLKGHVTQLKESLKEVQLERDQYAEQIKGERAQWQQRMRKMSQEVCTLKEEKKHDTHRVEELERSLSRLKNQMAEPLPPDAPAVSSEVELQDLRKELERVAGELQAQVENNQRISLLNHGQKERLREQEERLQEQQERLREQEKRLQQLAEPQSDLEELKSENKSALQLEQQVKELQEKPGQVTETLTSAEKEPEAAVPASGTGGESSGLMDVLVEKADLREHVDKLELGFIQYRRERCHQKVHRLLTEPGDSAKDAAPRGGHHQAGPGRGGEEGDAAGAAGDGVAACGNYSEGHGKFLAAARNPAAEPSPGAPAPQELGAADKHGDLCEVSLTNSVEPAQGEAREGSSQDNPTAQPIVQLLGEMQDHQEHPGLGSNCCVPCFCWAWLPRRRR
- the LOC134728406 gene encoding golgin subfamily A member 8B-like isoform X5, whose translation is MKHSLRYFEEESKDLAGRLQRSSQRIGELEWSLCAVAATQKKKPDGFSSCSKALLKRQLEQSIREQILLKGHVTQLKESLKEVQLERDQYAEQIKGERAQWQQRMRKMSQEVCTLKEEKKHDTHRVEELERSLSRLKNQMAEPLPPDAPAVSSEVELQDLRKELERVAGELQAQVENNQRISLLNHGQKERLREQEERLQEQQERLREQEKRLQQLAEPQSDLEELSENKSALQLEQQVKELQEKPGQVTETLTSAEKEPEAAVPASGTGGESSGLMDVLVEKADLREHVDKLELGFIQYRRERCHQKVHRLLTEPGDSAKDAAPRGGHHQAGPGRGGEEGDAAGAAGDGVAACGNYSEGHGKFLAAARNPAAEPSPGAPAPQELGAADKHGDLCEVSLTNSVEPAQGEAREGSSQDNPTAQPIVQLLGEMQDHQEHPGLGSNCCVPCFCWAWLPRRRR